The proteins below come from a single Torulaspora delbrueckii CBS 1146 chromosome 5, complete genome genomic window:
- the RPO31 gene encoding DNA-directed RNA polymerase III core subunit RPO31 (similar to Saccharomyces cerevisiae RPO31 (YOR116C); ancestral locus Anc_5.426), with protein sequence MKEVVVSATPKRISGLEFSALSAADIVAQSEVEISTRDLFDLENGRAPRAGGALDPKMGVSSSSLECTTCHGNLASCHGHFGHIKLALPVFHVGYFKATIQILQGICKNCSAVLLDDHDRRHFLSELRRPGVDNLRRMGILSKVLDQCKKQRRCLQCGALNGVVKKAAAGSGSASLKIIHDTFRWAGKKSVPEKDKWVGDWDEVLSHNPELERYVKRCMDDLNPLKTLNLFKQLKPEDCELLGIDSSNKSGRPETYIWRYLPAPPVCIRPSVMMQDSPASNEDDLTVKLTEIVWTSSLIKSGLEKGISINNMMEHWDYLQLSVAMYINSDSVNPAMMPGASSGGGKVKPIRGFCQRLKGKQGRFRGNLSGKRVDFSGRTVISPDPNLSIDEVAVPDRVAKVLTYPEKVTRYNRQKLQQLLINGPNVHPGANYLLKKDEDARRNLRYGDRVKLAKNLRVGDVVERHLEDGDVVLFNRQPSLHRLSILSHYAKIRPWRTFRLNECVCTPYNADFDGDEMNLHVPQTEEARAEAINLMGVKNNLLTPKSGEPIIAATQDFITGSYLISHKDSFFDRGSLTQLLSMMSDGNLQFDIPAPAIMKPCYLWTGKQVFSLLIKPNKKSPVVINLDAKNKVFIPPKSKSLPSEMSQNDGYVIIRGSEILSGVMDKSVLGDGKKHSVFYTILRDYGPQEAANAMNRMAKLCARYLGNRGFSIGISDVTPADDLKKKKEDMVEFAYAKCDELIDSYNKGKLETQPGCNEEQTLEAKIGGLLSKVREEVGDVCINELDNLNAPLIMATCGSKGSTLNVSQMVAVVGQQIISGNRVPDGFQDRSLPHFPKNSKTPQSKGFVRNSFFSGLTPPEFLFHAISGREGLVDTAVKTAETGYMSRRLMKSLEDLSCQYDNTVRTSSNGIVQFTYGGDGLDPMEMEGNAQPVNFVRSWNHAFNVTFNNTERGLFPYQIEEETDKILAPLMNRLIRYDNVGKLVPKEKDALIEYIDQNDAERNFYLSLKSFMRGKAELLASVRKQRGMKELLDEPGPEFKNIDFDEDVPENIRHSVDQLCRITGDSVREFLKIAISKYRRARVEPGTAVGAIGAQSIGEPGTQMTLKTFHFAGVASMNVTLGVPRIKEIINASKVISTPIINAVLVNDNDERAARVVKGRIEKTLLSDVAFYIQDVYQDNLSFMQVRIDLNTIDKLQLELTIEDIAVAITRAPKLKIQASDVTILDKDKIAINVFPEGYKAKSISTSAKEPHENDVFFRMQQLRRSLPGIVVKGLPDISRAVINVRDDTKRELLVEGYGLRDVMSTDGVVGHKTATNHILEVFSVLGIEAARASIIGEIDYTMSNHGMSVDPRHIQLLGDVMTYKGEILGITRFGLSKMRDSVLQLASFEKTTDHLFDAAFYMKRDAVEGVSECIILGQTMSIGTGAFKVIKGTDLHEQDLRPKPTLFESLSKETAIKAN encoded by the coding sequence atgaaagagGTTGTAGTTAGCGCGACTCCCAAGAGGATAAGTGGGCTGGAATTCAGTGCTTTGAGCGCAGCAGATATTGTAGCCCAGTCTGAAGTTGAGATCTCTACGCGTGATCTGTTCGATCTCGAGAATGGTAGGGCTCCAAGGGCTGGTGGTGCTTTGGATCCCAAGATGGGtgtctcttcttcgagCCTGGAGTGTACTACTTGTCATGGTAACTTGGCATCGTGTCACGGTCATTTTGGTCACATTAAGTTGGCTTTACCTGTTTTCCACGTTGGGTATTTTAAAGCTACTATTCAAATTTTACAAGgcatttgcaagaattgtTCTGCGGTTCTATTGGATGATCATGATAGAAGACATTTCTTGTCTGAACTACGTCGTCCTGGGGTTGATAATCTGAGACGTATGGGTATACTTTCcaaagttcttgatcaatgtaagaaacaaagaagatgtttACAATGTGGTGCATTAAATGGTGTTGTGAAGAAAGCAGCTGCCGGTTCAGGTTCTGCGTCACTCAAGATCATTCACGATACCTTCCGTTGGGCGGGCAAGAAATCTGTTCCAGAAAAGGACAAATGGGTTGGTGACTGGGACGAAGTGTTATCACATAACCCAGAACTAGAGCGTTACGTCAAGCGTTGtatggatgatttgaaTCCTTTAAAGACTCTGAACCTTTTCAAACAGCTGAAACCTGAAGACTGTGAGCTTCTTGGTATAGATTCTTCTAACAAGTCAGGTCGACCAGAGACTTATATCTGGAGATACTTGCCAGCTCCGCCTGTTTGTATCAGACCTTCGGTCATGATGCAAGATTCTCCCGCATCcaatgaagatgatttaaCTGTTAAACTGACTGAAATTGTTTGGACTTCGTCGTTGATCAAGAGTGGTCTCGAAAAAGGTATATCAATTAACAATATGATGGAACATTGGGATTACTTACAACTGTCAGTGGCAATGTATATCAATTCTGATTCCGTGAACCCTGCTATGATGCCGGGTGCATCAAGTGGAGGCGGTAAAGTCAAACCAATCAGAGGGTTTTGTCAACGTCTTAAGGGTAAACAAGGCAGATTTAGAGGTAATTTATCTGGTAAGCGTGTTGATTTCTCGGGGAGAACAGTTATTTCACCAGATCCAAATTTATCCATTGACGAAGTTGCCGTTCCAGATCGTGTCGCCAAAGTGCTAACATATCCAGAAAAGGTCACTCGTTACAATAGACAAAAATTGCAACAACTTTTAATCAATGGTCCCAACGTACATCCAGGTGCCAACTATTTATTAAAAAAAGACGAAGACGCCAGAAGAAACTTACGTTATGGTGATCGTGTCAAATTGGCAAAAAACTTAAGAGTAGGTGATGTTGTCGAGAGACATCTCGAGGATGGCGATGTCGTTCTATTCAACCGTCAGCCTTCTCTGCATAGATTGTCTATCTTATCGCATTATGCAAAGATCCGTCCATGGAGAACTTTCAGATTAAATGAATGTGTCTGTACACCATATAACGCCGATTTTGACGGTGACGAAATGAACTTGCATGTTCCTCAAACCGAGGAGGCCAGAGCAGAAGCGATAAACCTGATGGGTGTCAAGAATAACCTGCTAACACCAAAGTCTGGTGAACCCATCATTGCCGCTACGCAAGATTTCATCACAGGCTCATACCTGATTTCGCATAAggattctttctttgacaGAGGTTCTTTGACTCAGCTACTCTCTATGATGTCCGATGGCAATTTGCAATTCGACATTCCAGCACCCGCCATCATGAAACCATGCTACCTATGGACCGGGAAACAGGTGTTTTCTTTGTTAATTAAACCAAACAAGAAATCACCAGTGGTGATTAACTTGGATGCCAAGAATAAAGTCTTCATTCCCCCAAAATCGAAGTCACTCCCTAGTGAAATGTCGCAAAATGATGGTTACGTTATTATAAGAGGTTCAGAAATTTTGAGTGGTGTCATGGATAAATCTGTTCTTGGTGATGGTAAAAAGCACTCTGTCTTTTACACAATCCTTAGAGATTATGGCCCTCAAGAAGCTGCTAATGCAATGAACAGAATGGCTAAACTCTGTGCTAGGTATTTGGGTAACAGAGGTTTCTCAATTGGTATCAGTGATGTTACGCCAGCggatgatttgaaaaagaaaAAGGAAGATATGGTCGAGTTTGCATATGCAAAGTGTGATGAATTAATTGATTCTTATAACAAGGGCAAGCTGGAGACTCAACCTGGTTGTAACGAAGAACAAACTCTAGAAGCCAAGATTGGTGGTCTCTTATCCAAGGTTAGAGAAGAGGTCGGTGACGTTTGTATCAATGAACTGGATAATCTGAATGCTCCACTTATCATGGCAACCTGTGGTTCCAAAGGTTCCACACTTAACGTTTCTCAGATGGTTGCTGTTGTCGGTCAGCAAATCATTTCAGGTAATCGTGTTCCTGATGGTTTCCAAGATCGTTCCCTACCTCACTTTCCTAAGAACTCCAAGACCCCTCAATCAAAAGGTTTTGTGAGAAACTCGTTTTTCTCAGGTTTGACACCACCAGAATTTCTATTCCACGCTATCTCTGGTCGTGAAGGTTTGGTGGATACCGCTGTCAAAACTGCTGAGACTGGTTATATGTCGCGtagattgatgaagtcCCTGGAAGATTTGTCTTGTCAGTACGATAATACTGTGAGGACTTCCTCTAATGGTATTGTGCAGTTCACTTATGGTGGTGATGGTCTTGATCCTATGGAAATGGAAGGAAATGCCCAGCCGGTCAATTTCGTCAGATCCTGGAATCATGCTTTCAATGTTACCTTCAATAATACCGAAAGAGGTTTATTCCCATATCAAatagaagaagagacagaTAAAATTCTGGCACCACTCATGAATAGATTAATAAGATATGACAACGTCGGTAAGCTGGTTCCAAAGGAAAAAGATGCATTGATAGAGtacattgatcaaaatgatGCCGAAAGAAACTTCTAtctatctttgaaaagcttcatGCGCGGCAAAGCTGAGTTGCTGGCCTCGGTGAGGAAACAAAGGGGTATGAAGGAGTTACTGGATGAACCTGGGCCtgaattcaagaacatagattttgatgaagatgtacCGGAGAATATAAGGCACTCTGTTGATCAACTATGCCGTATTACTGGTGACTCCGTTAgagaatttttgaagatcgcTATATCGAAGTATCGTAGGGCAAGGGTGGAACCTGGTACTGCAGTGGGTGCCATTGGTGCTCAATCTATTGGTGAGCCTGGTACTCAaatgactttgaaaacttttcactttgCTGGTGTTGCTTCGATGAACGTTACACTGGGTGTTCCTCGTATCAAGGAAATTATCAATGCTTCAAAAGTCATTTCAACGCCAATTATCAATGCTGTTCTTGTCAatgacaatgatgaaagaGCTGCTAGAGTGGTTAAAGgtagaattgaaaaaaccTTACTATCGGACGTGGCATTTTACATTCAGGACGTTTACCAGGATAACCTCTCTTTTATGCAGGTAAGAATTGACCTCAACACCATAGATAAGCTTCAGCTTGAATTGACAATAGAAGATATCGCCGTCGCAATAACAAGAGCTCCGAAGTTGAAGATACAAGCCTCTGACGTTACTATCCTAGATAAAGACAAGATCGCCATCAATGTTTTCCCAGAAGGATACAAGGCTAAATCTATTTCCACATCTGCTAAGGAACCTCATGAAAATGATGTTTTCTTCAGAATGCAGCAGCTCCGTCGTTCATTGCCAGGTATCGTTGTTAAAGGTCTACCTGATATTTCAAGAGCAGTTATTAATGTCCGTGATGACACAAAGCGTGAGCTATTGGTTGAAGGCTACGGTTTGAGAGATGTCATGTCAACGGATGGTGTTGTTGGGCATAAGACAGCGACAAATCATATCTTGGAAGTTTTCAGTGTCCTTGGTATCGAAGCCGCCAGAGCAAGTATTATTGGTGAGATTGATTACACCATGAGTAATCACGGTATGAGTGTCGATCCTCGTCATATTCAACTATTAGGTGACGTGATGACGTATAAGGGAGAGATTTTGGGTATCACTAGGTTCGGTTTGAGTAAAATGAGAGATTCGGTTCTGCAGCTCGCATCTTTCGAAAAGACAACAGATCATTTATTCGATGCAGCGTTCTACATGAAGAGAGATGCCGTCGAGGGTGTTTCTGAGTGTATTATATTAGGACAAACAATGTCGATTGGTACAGGTgctttcaaagtcattaAGGGAACCGATCTACATGAGCAAGACCTAAGACCAAAGCCTACTTTGTTTGAGTCCCTATCAAAAGAAACAGCCATAAAGGCCAACTAA